The bacterium genome contains the following window.
GGTCCATCTCGATCTGTTCAAAGGTCGAGGTGTTCATGAGATGATACCGGTCGCCGTCGTCGTAGAGGTACTCCATCTCGTGCTCCTCGAGAAAGGCCATCTCCACCTCCTCGGTCGCGCGAAAGCGGTTCTCGAACTGCACATTGTCTTTGACCCTGCGCATCTTTGCCTGGACCATGGCCCTCAAATTGCCCGGCGTCAGGTGCGTCACCGACAACACCCGGCACAGATCGCCGTTGTAGATTATCACGTTTCCCGATCTCATCCTGTTTGCCTGAACCATTGAATTCCTCCCATAAAAATCAATTTGCTTCGGGTCCCTACTTATTAATTTCGAGTTTCTTTTTCACTATCTCCATCGCCCTCTTCACGAACTCCGCGTAGCGGGCGACGTCGGAGCCCCTGCCCTGCGCGAAATCCGGTCTTCCGCCGCCCTTGCCGCCGAAGTCTTTTGCGATTTCATTCACCAGATCATTCACTTTTATAGGAACGGCCTCTTTCCTGGAAACGCCTAAGATCGGAATCCCGTCTCCAGCCAACGAACCGAGGATCACCACGTCCTTTTTCTCCTTGTCCCTGATCCTCTCGGCGGTAGCGCCGAGCGCCTTGATGTCCGCTCCGTCGACCGTTCCCACAAGAATATTGAGCTCGCCGATCTTGACGGT
Protein-coding sequences here:
- the efp gene encoding elongation factor P codes for the protein MVQANRMRSGNVIIYNGDLCRVLSVTHLTPGNLRAMVQAKMRRVKDNVQFENRFRATEEVEMAFLEEHEMEYLYDDGDRYHLMNTSTFEQIEMDHEMIGDAINFILPNTKVQVTFHDGIAIGVDLPTTVNLKVLEAEASVKRQTASASYKKCKVETGLTVLVPSFVEAGDVIKIKTESGEYVERA